Proteins encoded by one window of Engraulis encrasicolus isolate BLACKSEA-1 chromosome 21, IST_EnEncr_1.0, whole genome shotgun sequence:
- the LOC134437435 gene encoding caspase activity and apoptosis inhibitor 1, which translates to MLGKKSAKEKKRRHSQGETREAARKRRSTESSVEDVKESPELQGAEAPAVEKQQQQPQPSDVEEGGLDLSVPFKPISAYIADRQEMLEQCFHVLGENKLKNMLPDELKDVPFDEIKKLCGEQLEQLSPNNLLAILEGREVTEAEAEAEQKSSSAADSQQDNNVDSTSSVKDNSDGEDTKQGGSGEESDVLSINADADDSDIEGPKEEKPQHQQEEEEEEEKMEESTVAAAEAAAEEEVVMVPTTTPPSVEAEEKKEGGGGGGGGVEEKKGEEEEEEEKGVADEEEEAPRLELQKDIERSVSEILTLSAPLEPSAPLTHHPAPHPHPHPQPQPQPQPRPHHPRPAHPSTAHTSQHTQPRSYTRGPPAPAAQKAIPGAGAGAGAGAGGVVVKQPSAQQLELLELEMRARAIKALMKANDTKKQALGSS; encoded by the exons ATGTTGGGTAAAAAATCTGCTAAGGAGAAGAAACGGCGGCATTCACAGGGAGAGACTCGAGAAGCTGCCAGAAAACGCAGAAGCACAGAATCCAGCGTCGAG GATGTGAAGGAGTCTCCGGAGCTGCAGGGGGCAGAAGCTCCTGCAgtggagaagcagcagcagcagccgcagccgaGTGACGTGGAGGAGGGCGGTCTGGACCTCAGCGTGCCCTTCAAGCCCATCAGTGCCTACATAGCGGACCGCCAGGAGATGCTGGAGCAGTGCTTCCATGTGCTGGGCGAAAACAAGCTCAAGAACATGCTTCCGGATGAGCTAAAG GATGTGCCATTTGATGAGATAAAGAAACTCTGTGGGGAACAACTGGAGCAGCTTTCACCCAATAATCTTTTGGCCATCCTGGAAG GTCGTGAagtgacagaggcagaggcagaggccgaACAGAAGAGCAGCAGTGCAGCTGACAGCCA GCAGGACAACAATGTTGACTCAACGTCGTCGGTCAAGGACAACAGTGATGGGGAGGATACCAAGCAAG GTGGGTCAGGGGAGGAGAGTGACGTCCTGAGCATTAACGCAGACGCTGACGACAGTGACATCGAGGGGCCCAAAGAGGAGAAACCCCAGCACcagcaggaagaggag gaggaggaggagaagatggaggagtcCACAGTAGCAGCGGCTGAGgcagcagcggaggaggaggtggtgatggttcCCACTACAACTCCCCCATCAGTAGaggcagaggaaaagaaagaaggaggaggaggaggaggaggaggtgtggaggagaagaagggtgaagaagaggaagaggaggagaaaggcgtagcagatgaagaagaagaagcaccTCGCTTGGAGCTCCAGAAGGACATAGAACGCAGCGTCAGCGAGATCCTCACTCTGTCCGCCCCCCTCGAACCCTCTGCACCACTCACACACCACCCcgctccacatccacatccacatccacaaccacaaccacaaccacaaccacggcCACACCACCCCAGACCTGCTCACcctagcacagcacacacatcccAGCACACACAGCCCCGCTCATACACGCGAGGGCCTCCAGCTCCAGCCGCACAGAAGGCTATCCCGGGGGCAGGGGCGGGGGCAGGGGCGGGGGCGGGAGGAGTGGTGGTGAAACAGCCGTCGGCGCAACAGCTGGAGCTGCTGGAACTGGAGATGAGAGCCAGAGCCATTAAAGCTCTGATGAAGGCCAACGATACCAAGAAACAGGCACTGGGATCCTCATGA